From one Deinococcus sp. QL22 genomic stretch:
- a CDS encoding transposase, giving the protein MSVPKQKFTAEFKHEAVRLVRTTGKSCAQIARDFGVPPHYVIRWKQQQDHQTAAGRPAFTGRGIPALSPQEARLKELERELEIARQERDIQKKALASFAKQP; this is encoded by the coding sequence CTGTCCGTACCCAAGCAGAAATTCACCGCTGAGTTCAAACACGAAGCCGTCCGTCTCGTTCGCACGACCGGAAAGAGTTGCGCTCAGATTGCCCGCGATTTTGGCGTTCCCCCTCACTACGTCATCCGGTGGAAGCAACAGCAGGATCACCAAACGGCCGCTGGCCGCCCTGCTTTCACTGGGCGGGGGATCCCCGCCCTTTCACCACAGGAGGCTCGCCTTAAAGAACTCGAGCGGGAGCTGGAAATTGCACGGCAGGAACGGGATATTCAGAAAAAAGCATTGGCCTCCTTTGCCAAGCAGCCCTGA
- a CDS encoding IS3 family transposase yields the protein MCRVLEVSISGYDASRGRLESESITNDRVLTANIRTSFEESRGTYGALRIKADLCEQGEQVSRQRIG from the coding sequence ATGTGCCGGGTTCTCGAAGTCAGCATCAGTGGGTATGACGCTTCGCGGGGAAGGCTGGAGAGCGAGAGCATCACGAACGACCGGGTGTTGACGGCCAACATCAGAACCAGCTTTGAGGAGAGCCGGGGAACGTACGGGGCGCTGCGCATCAAAGCTGACCTGTGCGAGCAGGGAGAGCAGGTCAGTCGTCAGCGGATCGGGTGA
- a CDS encoding DDE-type integrase/transposase/recombinase: protein MVRAFTTDRPNQKWATDITYLLTREGWLYLVTVMDLYSRKIVGWPLNEQLHTLLVTAALAMAVERRQPPGGLLHHSDRGSQ from the coding sequence CTGGTCAGAGCGTTCACCACTGATCGCCCGAACCAGAAGTGGGCAACGGACATCACGTATTTACTGACCCGGGAGGGTTGGCTGTACCTGGTCACGGTCATGGATCTGTACTCACGGAAAATCGTCGGCTGGCCGCTGAATGAGCAACTTCACACACTGCTGGTTACAGCGGCGTTGGCGATGGCCGTAGAGCGTCGGCAGCCACCAGGAGGGCTGCTACACCATTCGGACAGAGGGAGTCAATAG
- a CDS encoding VTT domain-containing protein, producing MLVATLLTFFLLLFVVVEAFQLPLLTNPTPLLQHHAYGALLSVTLLIADVVLPVPSSLIMVANGALYGALLGATLSLVGTVGATLLGYFLGKRGTTFLTRNIPLASRLTAQRLLQRWGLLAIIVTRPVPLLAETTAILAGTSELRWTSVALAAAAGALPPALLYAAAGAATLKLQSSVIIFATVIALAGLVWLTGYAVQRYLTRRTAPHRS from the coding sequence ATGCTTGTTGCTACCCTTCTCACCTTCTTTCTGTTGTTGTTTGTAGTTGTCGAGGCGTTCCAGCTGCCCCTGCTCACCAACCCCACTCCGCTGCTTCAGCATCACGCCTATGGCGCACTCCTGAGCGTCACCCTGCTGATCGCAGATGTCGTGCTGCCTGTGCCTTCCAGTTTGATCATGGTAGCGAACGGGGCACTGTACGGCGCACTGCTCGGTGCCACCTTATCCCTGGTGGGTACCGTCGGCGCCACTCTTCTGGGTTATTTCCTCGGAAAGCGTGGCACGACCTTCCTGACGCGCAATATTCCCTTGGCTTCCCGCCTGACGGCTCAGCGACTCCTGCAACGTTGGGGGCTGCTTGCCATCATCGTGACCCGTCCTGTGCCGCTGCTCGCGGAAACCACCGCCATCCTGGCTGGAACCAGTGAATTGCGTTGGACCTCTGTTGCCCTTGCTGCCGCTGCTGGAGCCTTACCCCCGGCACTGCTGTACGCCGCCGCAGGAGCGGCAACACTCAAGTTGCAGAGCAGCGTCATTATTTTCGCCACCGTGATCGCTCTTGCTGGCTTGGTCTGGCTGACGGGATACGCCGTGCAACGCTACCTCACTCGGCGAACCGCGCCGCACAGATCCTGA
- a CDS encoding response regulator — translation MRYPGAVLPDLLLLDVTMPQMSGLELLRVMKADAQLKFIPVVMLTPSVAAQDVAQAYALFANSYVVKPVELSSFFQQVKSFVEFWTRTRLPNWPTLLPLRMIQPPAADLGPDQRAGHEAQPLLQLKPRPQAT, via the coding sequence TTGCGGTATCCGGGTGCGGTTCTTCCCGACCTCTTGCTGCTGGACGTCACCATGCCGCAGATGAGCGGTCTTGAGCTGCTGAGGGTCATGAAAGCAGATGCTCAGCTCAAGTTCATCCCAGTGGTGATGTTGACTCCCTCAGTGGCCGCACAAGACGTAGCGCAGGCGTATGCGCTGTTTGCCAATTCGTATGTGGTTAAACCTGTAGAGTTGTCCAGCTTCTTCCAGCAGGTCAAGAGCTTTGTGGAATTTTGGACGAGAACTCGCTTGCCAAACTGGCCCACCCTGCTGCCTTTGAGGATGATCCAGCCTCCAGCCGCTGATCTGGGCCCGGATCAACGAGCTGGACACGAAGCCCAGCCACTGCTCCAGCTTAAGCCGCGCCCACAGGCAACGTAG
- a CDS encoding IclR family transcriptional regulator, whose amino-acid sequence MFQTTRDTPRYVIQAATNTLEALLAFGRPPHRFTPSELAQELDVDRNQAFRCLRTLFHVGLVRVDEDDRYVLTALVKQLAPVAGSQLSLVSTARSFMDEVSQTTGETVNLFVLDGDEVTCVDHRDGLRPVRLVSGLERRIPLYAGACPKAVLAFLPPEQQRAVVERVAEFPALTPQTIRTVDDLWAELHQIRAAGYAISDRDIDEEARGVGAPIFRADGQVIGAISVGGPTSRMTPQRINELAEIITSVARLISRHLGYNGTVFSPLQ is encoded by the coding sequence ATGTTCCAGACGACCCGAGACACTCCGCGCTACGTCATTCAGGCTGCAACCAACACCTTGGAGGCACTGTTGGCTTTTGGCCGTCCTCCTCACCGGTTCACGCCGTCAGAATTGGCTCAGGAACTGGATGTAGACCGGAATCAGGCCTTTCGCTGCCTGCGAACGCTGTTCCATGTGGGACTGGTCAGAGTAGACGAAGATGACCGATATGTGCTGACTGCCCTGGTTAAGCAACTTGCCCCGGTGGCCGGATCACAGCTTTCTCTGGTCAGCACGGCCCGGTCTTTTATGGATGAGGTCTCGCAGACCACGGGCGAGACGGTGAATCTGTTTGTGCTAGACGGCGACGAAGTGACTTGTGTGGATCACCGGGACGGCCTCAGACCCGTGCGGTTGGTAAGTGGGTTGGAACGCCGAATTCCGCTGTATGCCGGAGCCTGCCCCAAAGCGGTGCTGGCTTTTTTGCCCCCAGAGCAGCAACGCGCCGTCGTGGAGCGGGTGGCCGAGTTTCCGGCGCTGACGCCGCAGACCATTCGCACAGTCGATGATCTGTGGGCAGAACTGCACCAGATTCGGGCTGCTGGGTACGCCATCAGTGACCGGGACATTGACGAGGAAGCGCGGGGCGTGGGTGCGCCCATTTTCAGGGCCGATGGGCAGGTCATCGGTGCCATCAGCGTGGGTGGCCCCACCTCCCGTATGACCCCGCAAAGAATCAATGAATTGGCAGAAATCATCACCTCGGTGGCGCGTCTGATTTCGCGGCATCTGGGTTACAACGGCACAGTTTTTTCTCCCCTTCAGTGA
- a CDS encoding ABC transporter substrate-binding protein, whose protein sequence is MKRSSVWMGQMIFCSLSLGVGQAAAQGTPDANGSVSFVTTADPTFNPWSPNAFVESNLLNELLFPGLTRWDKNLKPAPDLATSWKVSANGLKWTFNLRKGVKWSDGQAFNADDVAFTFNDIVLKKELGANQGSTWRNSVTRVNVVNPLTVEFILSRPWASLPTYLAYYAGILPQHKFAGVTDPWKYTEFNKQNPVGTGPFKVSQVVSGSSIKLVRNDNYWAGKSKLQSVTFKVIPDTNAQLAQLLSGDLDLIAVGNPELVERIKSNSNLTVDLSTANIYYFVALNQNDARFQDVRVRQALLYAIDRPAMIKSVLRGYGQVATGPIAPIQKSFYNANVAKYPYDPAKAKALLAQAGWKPGPDGMLQKDGKPLVIQMPTASYQQLVPITLLIQQYWKDIGVKAEVKTMDWNSFIQQVIVKRDYEASAAWWSTPADPDVLPYYDSSTANTGNNIPNYKNPKLDLLLENGRKAKGEFARKQIYNEAQALMAKELPYLYLWYPQSITAYNNRLKGMRGITQAADFQYANEWFVTK, encoded by the coding sequence ATGAAACGAAGCAGCGTGTGGATGGGTCAGATGATTTTTTGTTCGTTGTCTCTTGGAGTCGGCCAAGCTGCCGCACAGGGCACGCCGGACGCCAACGGCAGCGTGTCTTTTGTCACGACCGCCGATCCTACGTTCAACCCTTGGAGTCCCAACGCGTTTGTGGAATCCAATCTGCTGAACGAACTTCTGTTTCCCGGCCTGACGCGCTGGGACAAGAACCTGAAACCGGCTCCAGACCTCGCCACCTCTTGGAAGGTCTCCGCCAACGGTCTGAAATGGACGTTCAATCTCCGCAAGGGCGTGAAATGGTCGGACGGCCAAGCGTTCAACGCAGACGATGTGGCCTTTACCTTCAATGACATCGTGCTGAAAAAGGAACTGGGGGCCAATCAGGGCAGTACGTGGCGCAATTCAGTCACCCGCGTCAATGTGGTCAATCCTCTGACCGTCGAATTTATCCTGTCGCGGCCTTGGGCCTCCCTGCCGACCTATTTGGCCTATTACGCGGGCATCCTGCCTCAGCACAAGTTTGCAGGCGTGACCGATCCTTGGAAGTACACCGAATTCAACAAACAGAATCCCGTCGGAACTGGCCCCTTCAAGGTGTCGCAGGTCGTTTCTGGGTCCAGCATCAAGCTCGTTCGCAACGACAACTATTGGGCAGGCAAGTCAAAACTTCAGTCCGTCACCTTCAAGGTCATTCCAGACACCAACGCTCAGTTGGCCCAGCTCCTTTCCGGCGATCTGGATCTGATCGCGGTGGGCAATCCCGAACTGGTCGAACGGATCAAGTCGAACAGTAACCTGACCGTCGATCTGTCTACGGCCAATATTTACTACTTCGTGGCGCTGAACCAAAACGACGCCCGCTTTCAGGATGTCCGGGTTCGTCAGGCGCTGCTGTACGCCATTGACCGGCCCGCCATGATCAAGAGCGTTCTGCGTGGGTACGGTCAAGTTGCCACGGGGCCTATCGCACCTATCCAGAAGTCTTTTTACAATGCCAACGTCGCCAAATACCCCTATGACCCGGCCAAGGCCAAGGCGCTGTTGGCGCAGGCGGGCTGGAAACCCGGCCCAGACGGCATGCTGCAAAAAGACGGCAAACCGCTGGTGATCCAGATGCCCACGGCCTCTTATCAGCAATTGGTGCCGATTACCCTCCTGATTCAGCAGTACTGGAAGGATATCGGCGTCAAGGCGGAAGTCAAGACGATGGACTGGAACTCCTTTATCCAGCAGGTCATCGTCAAGCGGGACTACGAAGCTTCGGCGGCGTGGTGGTCTACTCCTGCCGATCCAGACGTGCTGCCCTACTACGATTCCAGTACGGCCAACACGGGCAACAACATTCCCAACTACAAGAATCCCAAGCTGGATCTACTGCTGGAAAATGGCCGCAAAGCCAAGGGTGAATTTGCCCGCAAGCAGATCTATAACGAGGCGCAGGCGCTGATGGCAAAAGAGCTGCCCTACCTGTACCTGTGGTATCCGCAGAGCATCACGGCTTACAACAACAGGCTCAAAGGGATGCGCGGCATTACTCAAGCGGCTGATTTCCAGTACGCCAACGAGTGGTTCGTGACCAAGTAG
- a CDS encoding ABC transporter permease, translating into MLTFLSRRLGQGLLVLVMISLVTFFLINLAPGGPSAAARFETTAEERAALTKQLGLDVPVTTRYLNWAGDVLQGDFGVTLNGGQPIGPMLRQRLWNTAQLGLSALAISVVLGISLGILTAIYRNSVLDHVVNTFSTMGMSIPDFWTGIMAIFLFSVTWKLLPSSGLYDASEGFSLTGWLRHIILPASVLAFVMLPNLVRFTRSSLLEVLSSDYLRTARAKGVSEGQVIIKHALRNALVPILAMIGLILPALLSGSVIVESVFGLPGMGRLAVDAALGRDYNTIMAVTIVAGAVVIVTNLLVDMTYSLIDPRIRHD; encoded by the coding sequence ATGCTGACTTTCCTGAGCCGCCGTCTGGGGCAGGGCCTGCTGGTGCTGGTGATGATCTCGCTGGTCACTTTTTTCCTGATCAACCTAGCGCCGGGGGGCCCGAGCGCCGCTGCACGCTTCGAGACGACTGCCGAGGAACGTGCGGCCCTCACCAAACAGTTGGGGCTGGATGTGCCCGTGACCACCCGCTACCTCAATTGGGCCGGAGATGTCCTTCAGGGGGATTTCGGCGTGACCCTGAACGGAGGGCAACCGATTGGCCCCATGCTGCGGCAAAGGCTTTGGAATACCGCACAACTTGGGCTGTCGGCGCTGGCGATTTCGGTGGTGCTGGGCATCTCTCTGGGCATCCTGACCGCCATCTACCGCAATTCGGTGCTGGATCATGTGGTCAATACCTTCAGCACGATGGGCATGAGCATCCCCGATTTCTGGACGGGCATCATGGCGATTTTCCTGTTCTCGGTCACTTGGAAACTGCTGCCCTCATCCGGCTTGTATGACGCCAGTGAGGGTTTTTCACTCACCGGCTGGCTGCGCCACATCATCCTTCCGGCCAGTGTTCTTGCCTTCGTCATGCTGCCCAATCTGGTTCGCTTTACCCGCTCGTCTCTGCTGGAAGTCCTCAGCAGCGATTACCTCCGCACGGCCCGCGCCAAGGGCGTCAGCGAAGGTCAGGTCATCATCAAACACGCGCTGCGAAATGCACTGGTGCCCATTTTGGCGATGATCGGGCTGATTCTTCCGGCACTGCTGAGCGGCTCCGTGATCGTCGAAAGTGTGTTCGGTCTGCCGGGGATGGGCCGCCTTGCCGTAGATGCCGCGCTGGGCCGCGATTACAACACCATCATGGCCGTCACCATCGTGGCCGGGGCCGTCGTGATCGTCACCAATCTGCTCGTCGATATGACCTACTCGCTGATCGACCCGAGAATCCGCCATGACTGA
- a CDS encoding ABC transporter permease encodes MTEARLLPAAATSARKSRGLFARMIRHPVGLIALIMLALLYGSAFFGPFFYTVSPITTDPLQTTADPSAQHLLGTDELGRDVLARLLHGGRITLLISIISMVVALTVGSVIGALAGYHRGWLETVLMRLVDTFMAIPTFFLILAALAVLGNSPPVVVIVVGLGFWPSVARIVHAEVSKIRNYDFVEAQRALGSSSTRIIWRHVFPQALPSAAVLTTLGIAWSILTETGLSYLGLGIQPPLASWGNMLQNAQTYFWVKPALAVYPGVLIALAVLCFNLLGNVLRDLTDPRSQP; translated from the coding sequence ATGACTGAAGCCCGTCTTCTGCCCGCCGCTGCCACGTCCGCCAGAAAGTCCAGAGGACTCTTCGCCCGCATGATCCGTCATCCGGTGGGCTTGATCGCCCTGATCATGCTGGCCCTGTTGTACGGCTCGGCCTTCTTCGGGCCTTTCTTCTACACCGTTTCTCCCATCACCACCGATCCTCTGCAAACAACCGCCGATCCGTCGGCCCAGCACCTGCTCGGCACCGACGAACTGGGCCGTGACGTGTTGGCGCGCCTGCTTCACGGGGGTCGCATCACGCTGCTAATCAGTATTATCAGCATGGTCGTGGCCCTCACCGTCGGCTCGGTGATTGGCGCTCTAGCGGGCTACCACCGGGGCTGGCTGGAAACCGTGCTGATGCGTCTGGTCGATACGTTCATGGCGATTCCCACCTTTTTTCTGATTCTCGCCGCTCTGGCGGTGCTGGGCAATTCGCCGCCCGTGGTCGTGATCGTGGTGGGTCTGGGTTTCTGGCCCAGTGTGGCCCGGATCGTTCATGCCGAGGTCAGTAAAATTCGCAACTACGACTTTGTCGAAGCGCAGCGGGCGCTGGGATCGTCTTCTACCCGGATCATCTGGCGGCATGTGTTTCCGCAGGCATTGCCCTCGGCAGCCGTGCTGACCACGCTGGGCATCGCTTGGTCTATCCTCACTGAAACGGGGCTGAGTTATCTGGGCTTAGGCATTCAGCCCCCGCTGGCCTCGTGGGGCAACATGCTTCAGAATGCCCAGACCTACTTCTGGGTTAAGCCCGCGCTGGCCGTCTATCCGGGCGTGCTGATCGCTTTGGCGGTGCTGTGTTTCAATCTGCTGGGCAATGTCCTGCGTGACCTGACCGACCCCCGGAGTCAGCCCTGA